In a genomic window of Sulfuriferula nivalis:
- the motD gene encoding flagellar motor protein MotD: protein MSRRKRRQGDDDEEHDNLDRWLVSYADFMTLLFAFFVVMYAISAVNVGKYKVLSESLGSAFGSASEQNPGSSKNKSKAITNKSNDSTVIRQERSQMTNVANDILHALSPLIREGKVRVTQTAHGVSIEINASLLFAPGDAKLAAESRQALGAIANVLKMQRNDIEIDGYTDDVPISNSAFASNWELSAVRASSVAREFMNNGVAENRLMVVGNGPNKPIMPNDTAENRARNRRVEVVILSNLPEAARETTLVAPIVH from the coding sequence ATGTCACGAAGAAAAAGAAGGCAGGGGGATGATGATGAAGAGCATGATAATCTCGACCGTTGGTTGGTGTCTTATGCTGACTTTATGACTTTGCTGTTTGCATTCTTTGTGGTGATGTATGCCATTTCAGCAGTCAATGTAGGCAAATATAAAGTTTTGTCTGAATCACTGGGGAGCGCTTTTGGCTCTGCCAGCGAACAAAATCCCGGCAGCAGTAAAAATAAGTCCAAGGCTATTACAAATAAATCCAATGATAGTACGGTAATTCGTCAAGAGCGGTCGCAGATGACTAATGTGGCGAATGATATTTTGCATGCACTATCACCGCTCATTCGAGAAGGCAAAGTACGGGTGACACAGACAGCACATGGTGTAAGCATAGAAATTAATGCCAGTTTGTTATTCGCACCGGGTGATGCAAAATTGGCGGCTGAATCGAGACAGGCACTGGGTGCGATTGCCAACGTGCTGAAGATGCAACGTAACGATATTGAAATTGATGGTTACACTGACGATGTACCAATTAGTAATTCGGCTTTTGCGTCTAATTGGGAGCTTTCTGCTGTTCGGGCAAGTAGTGTTGCGCGTGAATTTATGAATAATGGTGTGGCAGAAAATCGCTTAATGGTGGTTGGTAATGGACCAAATAAGCCCATTATGCCAAATGATACGGCAGAAAATAGGGCACGTAATCGTCGGGTGGAAGTGGTAATACTGTCTAACTTGCCTGAAGCTGCGAGAGAAACAACTTTGGTTGCACCAATAGTACATTAA
- the flhA gene encoding flagellar biosynthesis protein FlhA, protein MNGFKLPAWMTGVTGGAVLVAPIIIIVMLSMMVLPLPAFILDIFFSFNIALSIIVLLTSLYTVKPLDFIVFPTVLLVSTMLRLSLNVASTRVVLTEGHTGPDAAGKVIEAFGHFLIGGNYTVGIVVFIILTIINFMVVTKGAGRIAEVGARFTLDAMPGKQMAIDADLNAGLIGEQEARQRRSDVAQEAEFYGAMDGASKYVRGDAVAGIMVTIINIIGGLIVGMVQHDLAFDVAIKNYTLLAIGDGLVAQIPSLIISTAAGIVVSRVASDQDIGSQLLNQLFAKPAVLYIAAGIIGGMGLIPGMPHVAFVMLAAVLAGGAYVLVQKAKLAAVVPEQAPAQAPSELEEATWKDIVPVDTLGLEVGYRLIPLVDKTQGGELLKRIKGIRKKFAQEIGFLPPSVHIRDNLELRPSAYRITLKDVEMGLGEAFDGQFLAINPGVVSGTLPGNATTDPAFGLPAIWIEGGLRDQAQSFGYTVVDAGTVVATHLNHLMSMHAAELLGRMEVQQLIDHLVIESPKLIEDLVPKLMTLAALQKVLQNLLVEGVHIRDMRTIIETLAEHAGQVQDTNELTALVRIALGRAIVQQIYPGSQELSVMALDNRLERLLMQAINAGGPDGAGIEPGLADTLATQANLATRQQEQMGLPPVLIVPSSLRALLARFLRRAIPQLKVLSHAEIPDSKTIRVTSLVGGQV, encoded by the coding sequence ATGAACGGATTTAAATTACCAGCCTGGATGACAGGCGTAACCGGTGGCGCAGTACTAGTCGCCCCTATCATCATTATCGTGATGTTATCGATGATGGTGTTGCCATTACCTGCATTTATCCTTGATATTTTCTTCAGCTTTAATATAGCGCTGTCTATCATTGTGTTGTTGACCAGTTTGTATACGGTTAAACCGCTTGATTTTATTGTGTTCCCAACCGTGTTGCTGGTTAGCACTATGCTGCGTCTGTCATTGAACGTTGCATCTACGCGTGTGGTGTTGACCGAAGGTCATACTGGTCCAGATGCAGCTGGTAAGGTAATTGAGGCATTTGGTCACTTTTTGATAGGTGGTAATTACACAGTAGGTATTGTGGTATTTATTATCCTGACCATTATTAACTTTATGGTGGTTACCAAGGGTGCTGGACGTATCGCTGAAGTGGGTGCGCGTTTTACTTTGGATGCGATGCCAGGTAAACAAATGGCGATTGATGCTGACTTGAATGCAGGTCTGATTGGTGAACAAGAAGCTCGTCAACGTCGTTCAGATGTTGCACAAGAGGCCGAATTCTACGGCGCGATGGATGGTGCGAGTAAATACGTGCGTGGTGATGCCGTGGCAGGGATTATGGTTACCATCATCAATATCATCGGCGGGTTGATAGTTGGTATGGTGCAGCATGATCTGGCATTTGACGTGGCAATTAAAAACTACACCTTGCTCGCCATCGGTGATGGTTTAGTTGCGCAGATTCCTTCACTGATTATTTCTACAGCGGCTGGTATCGTTGTATCTCGCGTTGCAAGCGATCAGGATATTGGTAGCCAGTTGTTGAATCAATTGTTTGCTAAGCCTGCTGTATTGTATATCGCAGCAGGCATTATTGGTGGTATGGGATTGATACCTGGTATGCCACATGTGGCTTTTGTCATGTTGGCTGCTGTGTTGGCTGGTGGTGCTTATGTGCTTGTGCAAAAAGCAAAACTGGCTGCGGTTGTTCCTGAGCAAGCGCCCGCACAAGCGCCTTCTGAATTAGAGGAAGCAACATGGAAAGACATCGTGCCTGTGGATACATTGGGCTTGGAAGTTGGCTATCGTTTGATTCCGCTGGTAGATAAAACACAAGGCGGTGAATTGCTTAAACGGATTAAAGGCATACGTAAAAAATTCGCACAGGAAATTGGCTTTTTGCCACCTTCTGTCCATATTCGTGACAACTTGGAACTGCGTCCTTCGGCTTATCGCATTACGCTTAAAGACGTAGAGATGGGGCTGGGAGAAGCATTTGATGGGCAGTTTTTGGCTATCAATCCTGGTGTGGTCAGCGGTACGCTACCTGGCAATGCCACGACAGACCCAGCCTTTGGTTTGCCTGCGATTTGGATAGAAGGTGGTTTGCGGGATCAGGCGCAATCATTTGGATATACCGTAGTTGATGCGGGTACAGTTGTAGCAACCCATCTTAACCATTTGATGAGCATGCATGCAGCTGAGTTATTAGGGCGGATGGAGGTGCAGCAGTTGATTGATCATTTGGTAATTGAGTCACCTAAATTGATTGAGGATTTAGTGCCCAAGCTAATGACGTTAGCTGCTTTACAGAAAGTATTACAGAATTTGCTAGTTGAAGGCGTGCATATACGTGATATGCGTACCATTATTGAAACTCTGGCAGAGCATGCCGGGCAAGTGCAGGATACTAACGAATTGACAGCGCTGGTGCGTATTGCACTGGGACGCGCCATCGTGCAGCAGATATATCCAGGTTCACAAGAGTTGTCTGTGATGGCATTGGATAATCGTTTGGAAAGGTTGCTAATGCAGGCTATCAATGCAGGCGGTCCTGATGGCGCAGGTATAGAGCCAGGTTTGGCTGATACTTTAGCTACGCAAGCGAATCTGGCAACTCGCCAGCAAGAGCAAATGGGTTTGCCTCCCGTGTTAATCGTTCCAAGTTCATTGCGTGCGTTGCTGGCTCGTTTCTTACGTCGCGCAATTCCACAGTTGAAAGTGTTGTCACACGCAGAAATCCCGGATTCTAAAACCATAAGAGTAACCAGTTTAGTTGGAGGTCAAGTATGA
- a CDS encoding RNA polymerase sigma factor FliA, translated as MYNANGKSDKNQLLKEHAPLVKRLAYQLRAKLPSSVEVDDLIQAGMIGLLDAVNRYEESHGAQFETYAVQRIRGAMLDELRSTDWLPRNLRQNMRKIEVAMSALQQKLGRMPTELEVAKSMKMTLAEYQDLLSESSGHQLIYYEDYHDDDEHDSFLDRFCADVSGDPLSGLLQDDFRDALITAIDSLPAREKLLMGLYYEQELNLKEIGAVMGVSESRVCQLHSQAVARIRSSLRSQLWTGAA; from the coding sequence ATGTATAACGCAAACGGCAAATCTGATAAAAATCAATTACTCAAAGAGCATGCGCCTTTGGTGAAACGATTGGCTTATCAACTTCGGGCTAAATTACCTTCCAGCGTTGAGGTGGATGATTTGATCCAGGCTGGCATGATAGGCCTGTTGGATGCTGTAAACCGTTATGAAGAGTCACACGGTGCGCAATTTGAGACTTATGCTGTACAACGCATACGTGGTGCGATGCTGGATGAATTGCGGAGTACGGACTGGTTGCCACGTAATTTGCGTCAGAATATGCGCAAAATAGAAGTTGCCATGTCCGCGTTACAGCAAAAATTAGGGCGCATGCCGACCGAATTGGAAGTGGCCAAGTCGATGAAAATGACGCTGGCTGAATATCAGGATCTGCTCAGTGAGAGTAGCGGTCACCAGTTGATTTATTATGAGGATTATCATGACGATGATGAGCATGATAGTTTTCTGGATCGTTTCTGTGCTGATGTGTCGGGAGACCCGCTTTCCGGTCTACTTCAAGATGATTTCAGAGATGCGTTGATTACGGCGATAGACAGTTTGCCTGCGCGCGAAAAATTATTGATGGGGTTGTACTACGAGCAAGAATTGAATTTGAAAGAAATTGGCGCGGTAATGGGTGTATCAGAATCACGAGTTTGCCAATTGCATAGCCAGGCAGTTGCACGTATTCGTTCAAGTTTAAGGAGCCAGTTGTGGACTGGGGCAGCTTAA
- a CDS encoding MinD/ParA family ATP-binding protein gives MANLHIDQAAGLRRMLAGPKPRIVTLLSVLSVAEKNAMLTNLSASFAHLGNDAILIDARHRDGVGARLGRTRRAGLLAVARQECALNEVIQPIQNGFNFASVLGGNAQETHYSEQDKQRLSNVLSVLAQQYGTVIVDAELDSSDSLPVQALADGEVVIHISTSAESIKAGYALIKQLNANLGRRGFGVLVTNAEEEQAQLVYANLAKTASRYLAVPLHFMGSIPADDHLSRAARLGRSVIDAFPMAMASVAFRRIAGQLGIS, from the coding sequence TTGGCTAATTTACATATAGATCAGGCCGCAGGATTGCGGCGCATGCTGGCGGGGCCTAAGCCTCGTATAGTGACATTATTGTCGGTGCTAAGTGTCGCTGAAAAAAATGCGATGTTAACCAATTTGTCCGCATCATTTGCGCATCTGGGGAATGACGCAATTTTGATCGATGCTCGTCATCGTGACGGTGTGGGGGCGCGTTTGGGGCGCACACGTCGCGCAGGTTTGTTGGCTGTGGCGCGGCAAGAATGTGCTTTAAATGAAGTGATACAGCCTATACAAAATGGTTTTAATTTTGCGTCAGTACTGGGTGGAAATGCGCAGGAAACTCATTATAGTGAACAAGATAAGCAACGATTGTCCAATGTGTTAAGTGTGCTGGCGCAGCAATATGGTACGGTTATTGTGGATGCTGAATTGGATAGTTCAGATAGCTTGCCTGTGCAGGCATTGGCGGATGGAGAAGTGGTTATTCATATTTCGACTAGTGCAGAATCAATCAAAGCGGGTTACGCTTTAATTAAACAATTGAATGCAAATCTCGGTCGTCGTGGGTTCGGTGTATTGGTAACAAATGCAGAAGAAGAACAGGCGCAGCTGGTTTATGCTAATCTAGCGAAAACAGCGAGTCGTTATCTTGCGGTGCCGTTACATTTTATGGGTTCAATTCCTGCTGATGACCATTTAAGCCGTGCCGCGCGATTAGGACGTTCCGTTATTGATGCCTTTCCGATGGCTATGGCTTCGGTGGCGTTTAGACGTATTGCAGGGCAATTAGGTATTTCTTGA
- a CDS encoding flagellar motor protein, which produces MDWGSLTGIILALAAVLVAHLLDGGHIGSLLQPAAFIIVVVGTLGAVLIQTRLPVFKRGMRMLRWLFKPPEDTRPAIMREIFVWSNTARREGLLSLEPYMRSSKHAFTAKGLRLIIDGIDAEKLRAILDTEIDAYALEQRQAVKIWEAAGGYSPTIGILGAVLGLIHVMENLTDPAKLGSGIAVAFVATIYGVGFANLFFLPISNRLKVIVNQSVRAHEMIADGLLLIINGENPHVVEDRLAAYLR; this is translated from the coding sequence GTGGACTGGGGCAGCTTAACAGGTATTATCCTTGCGTTAGCTGCGGTACTTGTGGCGCACCTGCTCGACGGTGGGCATATAGGTTCGCTGTTACAACCAGCTGCGTTTATTATTGTGGTCGTGGGCACGCTCGGGGCGGTCTTGATACAAACCCGATTGCCGGTGTTTAAACGCGGCATGCGTATGTTGCGCTGGCTATTTAAGCCGCCAGAAGATACTCGTCCCGCCATCATGCGTGAAATTTTCGTGTGGAGTAATACCGCAAGACGCGAAGGTTTGTTGAGTCTGGAACCGTATATGCGTTCTTCCAAACATGCTTTTACTGCTAAAGGCTTGCGTTTGATCATAGATGGTATCGATGCAGAGAAACTAAGGGCGATACTTGACACTGAAATTGATGCTTATGCCTTGGAGCAAAGGCAGGCGGTTAAAATTTGGGAAGCAGCGGGTGGCTATTCACCTACTATAGGTATATTAGGTGCGGTATTAGGTTTGATTCACGTGATGGAGAACTTAACAGACCCAGCTAAGTTAGGCAGTGGTATTGCGGTAGCTTTTGTCGCGACTATATACGGTGTGGGTTTTGCCAATTTGTTTTTTCTGCCGATATCGAATCGGTTAAAAGTGATCGTAAATCAATCGGTTCGTGCACATGAAATGATTGCTGATGGTTTGTTGCTGATTATTAACGGTGAAAACCCTCATGTAGTTGAAGATCGTTTGGCGGCCTATTTACGCTAG
- the flhF gene encoding flagellar biosynthesis protein FlhF — translation MNVQKFIANNSRDALRQVRDVLGEDAVILSNRKVPNGVEIMALAGDDIASLVSPSADKVVENKAPLMRFDEEPAAVVTRPTVRPAVAKVASTTPSSQVNTQREMNEMMEEIRAMRSMLEVQLSEISWGAMQHRDPSRAEIMRELLSTGFSAGLSRHLIEHLPAVNSFPEGMAWIKSVLSRNINVMSNENEILEKGGVFALVGPTGVGKTTTTAKLAARCVMRHGANKLALITTDGYRIGGHEQLRIYGKILGVMVHSVKDESDLRIALEELKGKHTVLIDTVGMNQRDQMVAEQVAMLSGMGAQVKRLLCLNATSTGETLNEVVRAYQGSGLAGCIVTKVDEAATIGNVLDVVIRQKLNLYYVANGQRVPEDLHTVQRADLIERAFKLRRETNAFQLLDDELSLIVANAVRANQDATLRGVHLG, via the coding sequence ATGAACGTACAGAAATTTATAGCGAATAATTCGCGTGATGCATTACGCCAGGTGCGTGATGTGTTGGGAGAGGATGCTGTCATTCTGTCTAACCGTAAAGTGCCTAATGGTGTAGAAATCATGGCGTTGGCTGGAGATGATATAGCCTCATTGGTCAGCCCATCTGCTGATAAAGTGGTGGAAAACAAGGCGCCACTGATGCGGTTCGATGAAGAACCAGCAGCAGTGGTTACACGTCCGACAGTTCGTCCTGCTGTCGCAAAGGTGGCGTCAACTACTCCGTCTAGCCAGGTCAACACGCAGCGCGAAATGAACGAAATGATGGAAGAAATTCGTGCAATGCGCAGTATGCTGGAAGTGCAGTTGAGCGAAATTTCCTGGGGTGCTATGCAGCATCGCGATCCTAGTCGTGCTGAAATTATGCGTGAATTACTCTCAACTGGTTTTAGCGCTGGCCTGTCGCGGCATTTGATAGAGCATTTGCCTGCAGTGAACTCATTTCCTGAAGGAATGGCTTGGATCAAGTCTGTGTTGTCACGCAATATCAATGTGATGAGCAATGAAAACGAAATTCTGGAGAAGGGTGGTGTATTTGCTCTGGTTGGGCCAACTGGCGTGGGCAAAACTACCACTACTGCTAAGTTAGCTGCGCGTTGTGTGATGCGTCATGGTGCTAATAAGCTGGCTTTAATTACGACTGATGGTTATCGTATTGGCGGTCATGAGCAACTGCGTATTTATGGCAAAATCCTTGGCGTCATGGTGCATTCAGTTAAAGATGAAAGTGATTTACGCATTGCGCTTGAAGAGTTGAAAGGTAAGCATACTGTATTGATTGATACCGTTGGTATGAATCAGCGCGACCAGATGGTTGCTGAACAGGTGGCGATGTTGTCTGGTATGGGTGCGCAAGTGAAACGCCTGTTGTGCCTGAATGCAACGTCTACTGGCGAGACTTTGAACGAAGTGGTGCGTGCATATCAAGGCAGTGGTTTGGCTGGATGCATAGTCACTAAAGTGGATGAAGCCGCTACTATAGGTAATGTGCTGGATGTAGTGATACGGCAAAAACTGAATTTGTATTATGTAGCTAATGGACAGCGTGTACCTGAAGATTTACATACTGTACAGCGTGCAGATTTGATTGAGCGTGCATTTAAATTGCGTCGCGAAACCAACGCGTTTCAATTATTGGATGATGAGTTATCTTTGATTGTGGCTAATGCTGTACGTGCCAATCAGGATGCTACATTGCGTGGGGTGCATCTTGGCTAA